The Setaria viridis chromosome 6, Setaria_viridis_v4.0, whole genome shotgun sequence genome contains a region encoding:
- the LOC117860249 gene encoding F-box/LRR-repeat protein At4g14096 codes for MHPGESSRKVVPPANGSVCNIDALPEGILEHILGFLPAPEAVRTSVLARSWRDLWKSATGLRIGCRGDDSLKSVKELREFVDHVLLRRGDAPLDTCDFRFGEFQQEDVPHVNQWLRHAIVCKVRVFILSIISDESPSPWLELDDLPLASQQLTRLELSFVQVRNSFLNFTSCPLLEHLVLEYSELWLATKISSKYLKHLFIVSCRIEAPASEHSRIHIYAPNLVSLYIDDLEGRTPILDSMPSLIKAFVRITPDCEDACDKLLDPNCSQCECQYCGTSVNVGDGNNSHVLLKGLSEAKDLDLESAHDMFIFKMDLK; via the exons ATGCATCCGGGGGAAAGCAGCAGGAAAGTGGTGCCACCGGCGAATGGCAGTGTATGCAACATAGACGCCTTGCCGGAAGGCATCCTCGAACACATCCTTGGCTTCCTGCCGGCTCCGGAGGCCGTGCGGACGAGCGTGCTCGCCCGGAGCTGGCGCGACCTCTGGAAGTCCGCCACGGGTCTACGCATCGGGTGCCGCGGTGATGATTCCCTGAAGTCGGTGAAGGAGCTTCGGGAGTTCGTGGACCACGTGCTCCTCCGCCGTGGAGATGCGCCCCTCGACACTTGCGATTTTAGGTTTGGCGAGTTCCAGCAGGAAGACGTGCCGCATGTCAACCAATGGCTACGGCATGCTATAGTGTGCAAAGTGCGGGTGTTCATTCTCAGTATAATATCAGACGAGAGTCCTTCACCATGGCTTGAGCTAGATGATCTGCCTCTCGCCTCACAGCAATTGACAAGGCTAGAGCTCAGTTTCGTACAGGTCCGCAACAGTTTCCTCAACTTCACGAGCTGCCCATTGTTAGAGCATCTAGTGTTGGAATACAGTGAGTTGTGGTTGGCCACGAAGATCTCATCCAAGTATTTGAAACATCTGTTCATCGTTAGTTGCAGAATCGAAGCACCCGCATCCGAGCATTCCCGCATCCACATTTATGCCCCAAATTTGGTTTCTCTGTACATAGATGACCTTGAGGGGAGGACTCCCATTCTTGACAGTATGCCATCGTTAATTAAGGCATTTGTCCGAATAACTCCTGATTGTGAGGATGCATGTGATAAACTACTGGATCCAAACTGCTCACAATGTGAGTGTCAGTATTGTGGCACTTCTGTTAACGTTGGTGATGGAAATAACTCTCATGTGCTTCTTAAAGGTTTATCAGAAGCTAAGGATTTGGATTTGGAATCTGCACACGACATG TTTATTTTCAAAATGGATTTGAAATGA